One window of Nymphaea colorata isolate Beijing-Zhang1983 chromosome 11, ASM883128v2, whole genome shotgun sequence genomic DNA carries:
- the LOC116265020 gene encoding phytochrome-associated serine/threonine-protein phosphatase, whose translation MDLDIWIQKVKEGQHLMEDELQLLCEYVKEILIEESNVQPVNSPVTVCGDIHGQFHDLMKLFQTGGHVPETNYIFMGDFVDRGYNSLEVFTILLLLKARYPANITLLRGNHESRQLTQVYGFYDECQRKYGNANAWRYCTDVFDYLTLSAIIDGTVLCVHGGLSPDIRTIDQIRIIERNCEIPHEGPFCDLMWSDPEEIETWAVSPRGAGWLFGSRVTSEFNHINNLELVCRAHQLVQEGLKYMFQDKGLVTVWSAPNYCYRCGNVASILSFNENMEREVKFFTETEENNAMKGPRTGVPYFL comes from the exons ATGGATCTGGATATCTGGATTCAGAAGGTGAAGGAGGGCCAGCACCTCATGGAGGACGAGCTGCAGCTCCTGTGCGAATAC GTGAAGGAGATTCTGATTGAGGAATCCAATGTGCAGCCTGTTAATAGTCCAGTAACTGTCTGCGGTGACATCCATGGACAGTTTCATGATCTTATGAAGCTTTTCCAAACTGGAGGTCATGTACCAGAGACCAATTATATTTTTATG GGAGATTTTGTTGATCGTGGGTACAACAGTCTTGAGGTCTTCACTATTCTTTTGCTTCTCAAAGCAAG ATACCCTGCAAATATTACTCTTCTACGCGGGAATCATGAAAGCAGGCAACTGACTCAG GTCTACGGCTTTTATGACGAGTGCCAGCGGAAATATGGCAATGCAAATGCATGGCGGTATTGCACAGATGTATTTGATTATCTGACACTATCAGCAATTATTGATGGAACT GTTCTTTGCGTGCATGGAGGATTGTCTCCAGATATTCGAACAATTGATCAG ATTAGGATCATTGAGAGAAACTGTGAAATTCCACATGAAGGACCTTTCTGCGATCTGATGTGGAGTGACCCAGAAGAGATCGAAACTTGGGCTGTTAGTCCACGGGGTGCAGGGTGGCTGTTTGGGTCGAGAGTTACTTCAGAG TTTAATCATATAAACAATCTAGAGCTGGTATGTCGGGCACACCAACTAGTCCAAGAAGGTCTCAAGTACATGTTTCAAGACAAGGGCCTGGTGACG GTATGGTCTGCTCCAAATTATTGTTACCGGTGTGGCAATGTTGCATCAATCTTGAGCTTTAATGAAAATATG